From Anopheles coluzzii chromosome 3, AcolN3, whole genome shotgun sequence, the proteins below share one genomic window:
- the LOC120957644 gene encoding uncharacterized protein LOC120957644 has product MHREGRVWPCVVFLIAVCAEATVAHAHGNLKALLAHDISSHEATRDDFNNDLARNFHSPRLEYNEWLPVGRGDPLKNDPTYDYSPPVLDRVRYWSDGTKDKSSGNDILLLGVPSKKTVGMSKEWNSIPLRRNYYSTGHQHHSVATSPNQQPHTVLMPPPRNNYLGGAEGTGFWGRESSASQRVDTQPGNGFKYRPGSTYQEQFSDVKHSESPLSQPITAQFHHHHQPQLQGASGFNRQQQPYVTTIRLTTPAGDTVKRPLLKTILQNEHSYPFTKTAMTSTVTEYTSGGFYDVQNINAMAQTIFHPPQTTEYLQSQSPSFPSTKTVPKMSKDTRTPQQYDTPVGPFVTPGTTHLPTTMMSTTTMRSSITLPSSSSTASPMVTTPPTPMAMTTDSVFSHYKQPATSERWSPYLIIEGHSKVKTYGLNTNDTLMQLPRMVPVTSTKDPIVRHVVNRDPDTGAELAVTHIATKRPPVYEIHTEAAPRTVKKNGAGIQQQRQDESSVDTLLTLLEESSFEDMLKEEKAPENALDDGTANSVSKDSKTRRNVRVTRQIYRLEGP; this is encoded by the exons ATGCACCGAGAAGGAAGAGTGTGGCCATGTGTGGTGTTTCTGATAGCTGTGTGCGCGGAAGCGACCGTTGCTCATGCACACGGCAATTTGAAAGCACTGCTGGCACATGACATCTCATCGCACGAAGCTACAAGGGATGATTTCAATAACG ATTTAGCTCGCAACTTTCACTCGCCACGGCTGGAATACAACGAATGGTTACCGGTGGGCCGTGGTGATCCGCTCAAGAACGATCCAACGTACGACTACAGTCCACCGGTGCTGGACCGTGTGCGCTACTGGTCCGACGGTACGAAGGATAAGTCGTCGGGCAACGACATCCTGCTGCTGGGCGTTCCTTCCAAGAAGACGGTCGGTATGAGCAAAGAATGGAACAGTATCCCGTTGCGCCGTAACTACTACTCGACGGGGCATCAGCATCACTCGGTAGCAACCAGCCCGAACCAGCAGCCTCATACCGTTCTAATGCCACCGCCGCGTAACAACTATCTCGGCGGTGCGGAAGGGACCGGATTTTGGGGTAGAGAGTCATCCGCCTCCCAGCGAGTCGATACACAGCCTGGTAATGGCTTCAAATATCGGCCTGGAAGTACCTATCAAGAACAATTTTCTG ATGTAAAGCACTCCGAGTCCCCTCTGTCGCAGCCTATTACGGCACAattccatcatcaccatcagcccCAGCTGCAAGGAGCCAGCGGATTCAACCGACAACAGCAACCGTACGTCACAACAATACGCCTGACGACTCCGGCCGGAGACACTGTGAAGCGCCCCCTACTCAAGACGATACTACAGAATGAACATTCCTACCCGTTCACGAAAACCGCTATGACCAGTACGGTTACCGAATACACTTCCGGCGGGTTCTACGACGTACAAAACATTAACGCCATGGCACAAACGATATTCCATCCTCCGCAAACCACTGAATACCTTCAATCGCAATCACCGTCGTTCCCGTCAACCAAAACGGTACCCAAGATGAGTAAAGACACCCGCACACCTCAGCAATACGACACTCCTGTCGGTCCCTTCGTAACACCGGGCACTACTCACCTGCCTACCACGATGATGTCCACCACGACAATGCGCAGTTCAATCACGCTACCGAGCTCTTCCAGCACGGCAAGCCCCATGGTAACGACGCCGCCTACTCCAATGGCAATGACGACCGATTCGGTCTTTTCCCACTACAAACAACCGGCAACATCGGAACGTTGGTCACCGTATCTCATCATAGAGGGCCACTCGAAGGTGAAAACGTACGGACTGAATACGAACGATACACTAATGCAGTTGCCTCGCATGGTTCCTGTCACTAGCACAAAAGATCCGATCGTACGGCATGTGGTCAACCGTGATCCTGACACTGGTGCCGAGCTGGCAGTCACACACATCGCTACCAAGCGCCCGCCAGTGTACGAAATTCACACGGAAGCCGCACCGCGAACTGTGAAGAAAAATGGAGCCGGAattcagcagcagcggcaagaCGAGTCGTCCGTCGACACGCTACTTACACTGCTCGAAGAAAGCTCATTCGAGGATATGCTGAAGGAGGAGAAAGCACCGGAAAATGCCCTGGACGATGGTACGGCCAATTCCGTCAGCAAGGACAGCAAGACGCGCCGAAATGTACGCGTGACGCGACAGATCTACCGACTCGAGGGGccgtga
- the LOC120957646 gene encoding F-box-like/WD repeat-containing protein TBL1X has product MSFSSDEVNFLVYRYLQESGFSHSAYTFGIESHISQSNINGALVPPAALLSILQKGLQYTEAEISIGEDGTEQRLGESLSLIDAVMPEVVANRQNMQNQQKQATKTEPPETNGTTEEPAPPPPTTTTTATTTPAPVETMEVDQSIEIPASKATVLRGHESEVFICAWNPSTDLLASGSGDSTARIWDMSDNPANPNQLVLRHCIQKGGTEVPSNKDVTSLDWNCDGTLLATGSYDGYARIWRTDGLLASTLGQHKGPIFALKWNKRGNYILSAGVDKTTIIWDAATGQCTQQFSFHSAPALDVDWQSNQSFASCSTDQCIHVCKLGVDKPIKSFQGHTNEVNAIKWDPQGQLLASCSDDMTLKIWSMKQDSCVHDLQAHSKEIYTIKWSPTGTGTQNPNMNLILASASFDSTVRLWDVERGVCIHTLTKHTEPVYSVAFSPDGKFLASGSFDKCVHIWSTQSGQLVHSYKGTGGIFEVCWNSRGSKVGASASDGSVFVLDLRKL; this is encoded by the exons ATGAGTTTCTCGAGTGATGAGGTAAACTTCCTGGTTTACCGCTATTTGCAAGAGTCTG GGTTTTCTCATTCCGCGTACACGTTCGGCATCGAATCGCATATTTCACAAAGCAACATCAATGGAGCGCTGGTGCCACCGGCAGCACTGCTTAGCATTCTGCAGAAAGGGTTGCAGTACACGGAAGCCGAAATCAGTATAGGAGAGGACGGTACCGAGCAACGGTTGGGCGAAAGCTTAAGCCTCATCGATGCGGTGATGCCGGAAGTGGTCGCCAATCggcaaaatatgcaaaatcAGCAAAAGCAGGCCACGAAAACGGAACCACCCGAGACGAACGGTACGACCGAGGAACCGGCCCCTCCACCACCGACTACGACGACCACTGCTACTACCACGCCGGCACCAGTAGAGACGATGGAAGTGGATCAAAGCATTGAAATACCCGCCTCGAAGGCTACGGTTCTGCGCGGTCACGAGAGTGAGGTGTTCATTTGCGCCTGGAACCCCAGCACGGACCTGCTGGCCAGTGGATCCGGGGACAGTACGGCACGAATTTGGGACATGTCGGACAATCCCGCCAATCCGAACCAGCTCGTACTGCGCCATTGCATTCAGAAGGGTGGCACGGAGGTGCCGAGTAATAAGGACGTTACGTCACTCGATTGGAACTGCGACGGTACACTGCTGGCGACGGGCTCGTACGATGGATATGCCCGCATTTGGCGTACCGATGGTCTGCTAGCCAGTACGCTTGGTCAGCATAAAGGACCGATTTTTGCACTTAAGTGGAACAAACGGGGTAACTACATCCTCTCGGCGGGTGTGGACAAAACGACCATCATCTGGGATGCGGCTACTGGTCAGTGTACGCAGCAGTTCAGCTTCCATTCGGCGCCAGCACTGGATGTAGATTGGCAATCGAATCAGTCCTTTGCCAGTTGTAGCACGGATCAGTGCATTCACGTGTGCAAGCTTGGTGTGGACAAGCCGATCAAATCGTTCCAAGGACACACG AATGAGGTGAACGCCATCAAATGGGATCCTCAGGGACAACTACTAGCCTCCTGCTCGGACGATATGACATTGAAGATTTGGTCGATGAAGCAGGACTCCTGTGTGCACGATCTTCAG GCTCATTCGAAAGAGATATACACTATTAAATGGTCACCCACGGGTACGGGCACGCAGAATCCCAACATGAACCTCATCTTGGCGAGTGCGTCCTTCGATTCTACCGTTCGCTTGTGGGACGTAGAGCGGGGCGTTTGCATCCACACGCTCACAAAACATACGGAACCGGTGTACTCGGTTGCGTTCAGCCCAGACGGCAAATTTCTTGCCTCGGGTAGCTTCGACAAGTGCGTCCACATCTGGAGCACCCAGAGCGGTCAGCTGGTGCACAGCTACAAGGGAACGGGTGGCATTTTCGAGGTATGTTGGAACTCGCGCGGCAGCAAGGTTGGCGCCAGTGCCAGTGACGGCAGCGTGTTCGTGCTGGATCTGCGGAAGTTATGA
- the LOC120957650 gene encoding 60S acidic ribosomal protein P1: protein MALNKAELACVYSALILVDDDVAVTDEKIATILKAANVDIEPYWPGLFAKALEGIDVKSLITSIGSGVGSGGGAPAAAAGGAGAAPAAAEKKEEKKEEEPEESDDDMGFGLFG, encoded by the exons ATGGCTCTTAACAAAGCTGAACTAGCCTGTGTTTACTCGGCACTGATTCTGgtcgatgatgatgttgcCGTGACG GACGAGAAGATCGCAACCATCCTGAAGGCCGCCAACGTTGACATCGAGCCATACTGGCCTGGTCTGTTCGCAAAGGCCCTGGAAGGCATTGATGTCAAGAGCCTGATCACGAGCATCGGCTCAGGTGTGGGATCCGGTGGTGGTGCCccagctgctgccgctggtggtgctggtgctgcccCGGCTGCCGCCGagaagaaggaggagaagaaggaagaagaaccAGAGGAATCCGATGATGACATGGGATTCG GTCTCTTCGGTTAG
- the LOC120957649 gene encoding ribonuclease H2 subunit A translates to MDKKVKQEPESHSDVKQSRIENLETLGPYILEQDNAKNFVYVSDIPQLCKDEPCMLGVDEAGRGPVLGPMVYGIAFCPLSKKDILKQLGFADSKQLTEEKRDQIFDEMNRKDFAKTALGWAVEAISPNVISMCMLRRTKHSLNEVSMDSAIGLINSAIDAGVNIAEVYVDTVGPPEKYQAKLKAIFPKFKITVAKKADSTYPIVSAASIAAKVTRDHALKVWKFRERPNEEVTSFGSGYPGDPTTKKFLGEIDLVFGFPRLVRFSWSTAGNALEKKAYDMEFEDETDAKDAEKASYGSEKLSKYFATSKNENRKRHEYFRERCLEHVADI, encoded by the exons atggacaaaaaagtgaagcaagAGCCTGAAAGTCATTCGGATGTGAAGCAGTCGAGAATAGAGAACCTAGAAACATTGGGACCGTACATTTTGGAACAGGATAACGCTAAAAACTTCGTATACGTTTCCGACATCCCACAGCTGTGCAAGGATGAACCGTGTATGCTTGGTGTCGATGAAGCCGGCCGTGGACCAGTGCTCG GCCCTATGGTGTACGGAATCGCTTTCTGTCCGCTATCGAAAAAAGATATTCTTAAACAGCTTGGATTTGCCGATTCAAAGCAACTGACGGAGGAAAAACGTGATCAAATATTCGATGAAATGAACCGCAAGGATTTTGCGAAGACAGCCCTCGGATGGGCCGTCGAGGCCATATCGCCCAATGTGATCTCGATGTGCATGCTTAGAAGAACGAAGCATTCGCTCAACGAAGTGTCAATGGACTCTGCTATCGGGTTGATCAACTCGGCAATTGACGCGGGCGTTAACATTGCGGAGGTATACGTGGATACGGTAGGACCGCCGGAAAAGTATCAAGCCAAGCTGAAAGCCATCTTTCCTAAGTTCAAAATCACCGTAGCCAAGAAAGCCGACAGCACGTACCCAATCGTATCGGCGGCAAGTATTGCAGCGAAGGTGACGCGCGATCACGCTCTGAAGGTGTGGAAATTTCGTGAACGACCGAACGAAGAAGTGACCTCTTTCGGAAGCGGGTATCCGGGCGACCCGACTacgaaaaagtttttgggcGAAATTGATCTGGTGTTTGGATTTCCACGATTGGTAAGGTTTAGCTGGTCCACTGCGGGGAATGCCCTGGAGAAGAAGGCATATGATATGGAATTCGAGGATGAGACAGACGCCAAGGATGCCGAGAAAGCGTCGTATGGCAGTGAGAAGCTGTCCAAGTATTTTGCAACatcgaaaaacgaaaacagaaaGCGACACGAATACTTTCGGGAACGTTGTTTGGAGCATGTAGCGGATATTTAA
- the LOC120957643 gene encoding E3 UFM1-protein ligase 1 homolog, with translation MADWDEIKRLAADFQKAQLSTGLQRLSERNCIEIVRLLIEKGLIDVIYTNDGKEYLTQDHLKQEVKDELYVRGGRVNLIELARVLNVDFGKIEYTAKRLVEKDPNLHLLLGQLIETSYLQRVASEINQKLVQYGEIHIGQLTTTYDLPTDFILNKIVLANLHKVIFAKQDPTNAHIFFTQSYIARNKAKIRGALAAITKPTPISVILNLTDVPARILYMSLNEMSSLGSVTVQSPAGQYIPHVYQRMQAQWVKDYFKQNGHIMYETVTKLGVSDVRSFVQAQLPDEKLVQLKNCIIGNRLIDQVKDSMDMCVTSNSYLDISTILPSSLSDDNIEEILTHILTPTIRKQTYVFGMVVLTVNFMDECVKGCLELVNEHAKRAVESGSYQKYIAEKSIKHQEVDHGVMEEEKADKREERRKKASTGKGGGGAQGRETKTKSTKKHARGTRGNVSDSDDGGEIHTNASNKKGGKDPHIELITAKEIAKVVEKTLEPEGLEMLAKDVANHYFPILSKQALVKAHELYEQSLQKNNQNRRQTHASIQEKLNTLYNDIRLYEKGLKLFPADVQGQLLKYLLKTFGTDACNELCLYVASECNLNTNFNAPLTTEQRTKIANDSGPEYRSHLQTLCKALSASETVEDFLDKTEKTMQACSMMLKKIDKKKDRNLILCHKHGLLEQLTNCTDPALVLHLAVLIIFTISTQTMLHASGRHVSAILTFLQTVLSTDDSKVFNNYHDLVLKLLSTESSTTEEAKANAEDITKQLGELTPVVKNIAGNFKKAGVTPVE, from the exons ATGGCTGATTGGGATGAAATAAAACGCTTGGCTGCCGATTTCCAGAAGGCACAGCTTTCCACAGGACTTCAAAG ATTATCGGAGAGAAATTGCATCGAAATTGTGAGATTGTTGATTGAAAAAGGGCTCATCGACGTAATCTACACGAACGATGGCAAGGAGTACCTCACGCAAGATCACCTCAAGCAGGAGGTGAAAGATGAACTGTACGTGCGTGGCGGTCGGGTGAACTTAATTGAGCTGGCGAGGGTGCTCAATGTCGACTTCGGAAAGATTGAGTATACGGCCAAGCGGCTGGTCGAGAAGGATCCTAATTTGCATCTCCTGCTTGGCCAGCTCATTGAGACGTCCTACTTGCAACGAGTGGCATCGGAAATCAACCAGAAACTGGTGCAGTACGGTGAAATCCACATTGGACAGCTCACTACCACGTACGATCTGCCGACCGATTTCATTCTGAACAAAATCGTGCTGGCCAATCTGCACAAGGTCATCTTTGCCAAGCAGGATCCAACGAATGCGCACATCTTTTTCACACAATCGTACATCGCACGGAACAAAGCAAAAATCCGTGGAGCGTTGGCAGCGATTACGAAACCCACTCCGATTTCCGTCATTCTCAATTTGACGGATGTGCCGGCACGCATACTGTACATGTCGCTGAATGAAATGTCTTCGCTCGGCTCGGTTACGGTTCAATCGCCGGCCGGTCAGTACATACCACACGTGTACCAGCGCATGCAGGCGCAGTGGGTGAAAGATTATTTCAAGCAGAATGGCCACATCATGTACGAGACCGTTACAAAGCTGGGTGTTTCGGACGTGCGTTCGTTTGTACAGGCGCAGCTGCCAGATGAGAAGCTGGTACAGTTGAAGAATTGCATTATCGGTAATCGGTTAATCGATCAGGTGAAAGACTCGATGGATATGTGCGTAACGAGCAACTCGTACCTGGACATTTCAACCATACTACCGTCGTCTTTAAGCGACGATAACATTGAAGAGATCCTTACGCACATCTTAACGCCGACAATACGCAAACAAACGTACGTCTTCGGGATGGTCGTTCTGACGGTGAACTTCATGGACGAGTGTGTTAAAGGTTGTCTAGAGCTGGTGAACGAGCATGCGAAGCGTGCGGTTGAAAGTGGTAGCTATCAAAAGTATATAGCAGAGAAGTCAATAAAGCATCAGGAGGTGGATCACGGTGTAATGGAAGAGGAAAAGGCTGACAAGCGAGAGGAGCGACGCAAGAAGGCATCTACTGGGAAGGGTGGTGGCGGTGCCCAGGGTCGCGAGACGAAGACAAAATCGACGAAAAAGCATGCCCGAGGAACCCGGGGCAATGTGTCGGATTCGGACGATGGCGGAGAGATACATACGAATGCGAGCAACAAGAAGGGCGGAAAGGATCCACACATTGAGCTTATCACAGCCAAGGAGATCGCCAAGGTGGTGGAAAAGACGCTCGAGCCTGAAGGACTGGAGATGTTGGCAAAGGACGTGGCAAATCATTACTTCCC AATTTTAAGCAAACAGGCACTGGTTAAAGCGCACGAGCTGTACGAGCAATCACTCCAGAAGAACAATCAAAACCGTCGCCAAACTCATGCCAGCATTCAGGAGAAGCTCAACACACTATACAACGACATCCGGCTGTACGAGAAGGGATTGAAACTGTTCCCTGCCGACGTGCAGGGACAGCTGCTCAAGTATCTGCTGAAAACGTTCGGCACGGATGCATGCAATGAGTTGTGCCTGTATGTTGCGTCCGAGTGTAATCTAAACACTAACTTTAACGCACCACTCACTACTGAACAGCGGACCAAGATTGCGAACGACAGTGGGCCGGAATATCGGTCCCACCTGCAGACGCTCTGCAAAGCGCTGTCCGCCAGCGAAACGGTCGAAGATTTCCTcgacaaaacagaaaagacgATGCAGGCGTGCAGCATGATGCTGAAAAAgatcgacaaaaaaaaggatag AAACCTAATTCTCTGCCACAAGCATGGTCTGCTGGAGCAGCTGACCAACTGTACCGATCCGGCCCTGGTACTTCATCTGGCCGTACTGATTATCTTTACTATCTCAACGCAAACCATGCTGCACGCTTCCGGTCGGCACGTGTCCGCTATTTTAACCTTCCTGCAGACGGTGCTGAGCACTGACGACTCAAAAGTATTCAACAACTACCATG ATCTGGTACTGAAGTTACTAAGTACGGAAAGCTCCACCACGGAAGAAGCCAAGGCAAATGCGGAAGATATTACGAAGCAGCTGGGTGAACTGACGCCTGTTGTGAAGAACATTGCTGGCAACTTTAAGAAAGCTGGTGTAACTCCAGTAGAGTAA
- the LOC120957645 gene encoding monocarboxylate transporter 10 has product MTENSRIVKDSVTPVIVKGVVAATNGHHAQLNGGHAALGKDGKKVIVPLLEADAHAVHEPPDGGTRAWLVMIGAFLCNGVLFGVINTYSVVYLSLQKQLQAVGDNEASSKAALVGSLTIGTTFLLSPVSGILTDKIGLRRTTFIGGLLTCSGMFLSSFFTDNVTALYFTYGIMFGLGAALAYTPSLAILGHYFKRYLGLVNGIVTAGSSVFTAIMPICLDYLVEHTGLKTSFRILAVISSFVIFCAMLYKPLQPPPPPPKVKPGRSAVNTFLRSFINFDNWKKKRYIIWAVSIPIALFGYFVPYVHMGKFVQDNFPGKGENLPVMCIGITSGLGRLLFGFIADMPRVNRVLLQQMSFVLIGTLTMCLPATGSFPLLLAIALAMGLFDGCFISLLGPIAYDICGPRGATQAIGFLLGMCSLPLTLGPPVAGMLYDQTGSYKLPFILAGIPPLFGASTMFLIRCVKDEASKQQTMTTEPKLEPLAHTAWDCENSTDGKPINGQLHHERRATLASSESLTAEKNETG; this is encoded by the exons ATGACCGAGAACTCGAGAATCGTCAAAGATAGTGTAACGCCCGTGATCGTGAAAGGAGTAGTAGCGGCCACGAATGGGCATCACGCGCAGCTGAACGGTGGTCACGCCGCCCTCGGGAAGGATGGCAAGAAGGTGATCGTACCGTTGCTGGAGGCCGATGCTCACGCAGTGCACGAACCGCCAGACGGTGGCACTCGGGCCTGGCTGGTGATGATCGGTGCATTCCTCTGCAACGGTGTCCTGTTCGGTGTGATCAACACGTACAGCGTAGTGTACCTGAGCCTTCAGAAGCAGCTACAGGCGGTCGGAGACAATGAAGCATCCAGCAAAGCAG CACTCGTCGGTTCGTTGACGATCGGCACGACCTTTCTGCTATCCCCCGTATCCGGTATCCTGACGGACAAGATTGGGCTGCGGCGAACAACCTTCATTGGTGGGCTGCTAACATGCAGCGGCATGTTCCTGTCGTCCTTCTTCACGGATAACGTTACCGCACTGTATTTCACGTACGGTATCATGTTTGGGTTGGGAGCGGCACTGGCTTATACTCCGTCCCTCGCTATTCTCGGTCACTATTTCAAGCGCTACCTAGGGCTGGTGAATGGCATTGTAACGGCAGGCTCGAGCGTGTTCACCGCCATCATGCCCATCTGTCTCGACTATCTGGTCGAACATACCGGGCTGAAAACGTCCTTCCGCATACTGGCCGTCATATCAAGCTTTGTGATATTCTGTGCAATGCTGTACAAACCACTACAAcctccgccaccaccgccgaagGTAAAACCGGGCCGCTCGGCCGTCAACACGTTCCTCCGTTCATTCATCAACTTTGACAACTGGAAGAAGAAGCGATACATCATCTGGGCGGTTTCGATCCCCATCGCACTGTTCGGGTACTTTGTGCCGTACGTTCATATGGGAAAGTTTGTGCAGGACAATTTCCCGGGGAAGGGCGAAAATCTGCCTGTAATGTGCATTGGCATCACGTCCGGATTAGGACGACTGCTGTTCGGATTCATTGCTGATATGCCACGCGTAAACAgagtgctgctgcagcaaatgTCGTTCGTGCTGATCGGTACGCTGACGATGTGTTTACCGGCGACCGGTTCgttcccgctgctgctggccattGCCCTGGCGATGGGTCTGTTCGATGGGTGCTTCATCTCACTGCTAGGACCGATCGCGTACGATATCTGTGGACCGCGCGGCGCAACGCAAGCGATCGGATTTCTGCTCGGGATGTGCTCACTGCCCCTGACGCTTGGACCGCCAGTTGCGGGCATGCTGTATGATCAGACCGGTTCGTACAAACTGCCCTTCATTCTGGCCGGTATTCCACCGCTGTTCGGTGCTAGCACCATGTTCCTTATACGCTGCGTCAAGGATGAGGCCTCGAAGCAGCAAACGATGACGACGGAACCGAAGCTGGAACCGTTGGCACACACTGCCTGGGACTGCG AAAACTCAACGGATGGTAAACCGATAAATGGACAGCTACATCACGAGCGCCGGGCAACGTTGGCCAGTTCAG AATCACTCACAgcggaaaaaaatgaaacgggTTAg